In Scomber japonicus isolate fScoJap1 chromosome 21, fScoJap1.pri, whole genome shotgun sequence, one DNA window encodes the following:
- the nck1b gene encoding cytoplasmic protein NCK1 isoform X1: protein MTEEVIVIAKFDYMAQQDQELDIKKNERLWLLDDSKSWWRVRNATNKTGFVPSNYVERKNSARKASIVKNLKDTLGIGKVKSRKGGGMRDTASNADSDMYADNGERLYDLNLPALVKFSYAAEREDELSLVKGTRVVVMEKCSDGWWRGSYNGRSGWFPSNYVTEDVDGTAGGGGTGGGADPPGSLTEKLAAVMNSTTNGNRVLHTVQALYPFSSGNDEELNFEKGEVMEVVEKPENDPEWWKCRKADGQLGLVPKNYVNVLDSTSHKPTAGPAGPPTPDCDYISPSGSGRFAGKEWYYGKVTRHQAEVALNQRGVEGDFLIRDSESSPNDFSISLKAQSKNKHFKVQLKESLYCIGQRKFNSMEELVEHYKKAPIFTSEQGDKLYLIKALAAS, encoded by the exons ATGACGGAAGAGGTGATTGTCATCGCCAAGTTTGACTACATGGCCCAGCAGGACCAGGAGCTGGACATCAAGAAAAATGAGCGCCTCTGGCTCCTTGACGACTCCAAGTCCTGGTGGAGGGTTCGAAATGCCACCAACAAAACAGGCTTTGTGCCGTCCAACTATGTGGAGAGGAAAAACAGTGCCAGGAAAGCTTCTATTGTTAAGAATCTCAAAGACACACTTG GAATTGGGAAGGTGAAGAGCAGAAAGGGGGGCGGGATGAGAGACACGGCCTCCAACGCCGACTCAGACATGTATGCAGATAATGGCGAGCGGCTGTACGACCTCAACCTGCCCGCCCTCGTCAAATTCAGCTACGCAGCAGAGCGCGAAGATGAGCTGTCGCTGGTTAAAGGCACACgggtggtggtgatggagaAATGCAGCGACGGCTGGTGGCGCGGCAGCTACAACGGACGCTCTGGCTGGTTTCCGTCCAACTACGTGACAGAAGATGTGGATGGGACGGCAGGGGGAGGGGGAACAGGCGGGGGAGCGGACCCACCTGGATCACTAACAGAGAAGCTGGCGGCTGTGATGAACAGCACCACGAACGGGAACAGAGTGCTGCACACAGTCCAGGCGCTCTACCCCTTCAGCTCAGGCAACGACGAGGAGCTGAACTTTGAGAAAGGCGAGGTGATGGAGGTTGTAGAGAAGCCAGAGAATGACCCGGAGTGGTGGAAGTGCCGCAAAGCGGATGGACAGCTGGGCTTGGTGCCCAAGAACTACGTCAATGTGCTGGACTCCACCTCCCATAAACCCACAGCGGGGCCTGCTGGGCCGCCCACACCTGACTGTGATTACATCTCACCTTCAGGCAGCGGGCGCTTTGCAGGGAAGGAGTGGTACTATGGGAAGGTGACGCGCCACCAGGCAGAGGTGGCCCTCAACCAGAGAGGCGTAGAAGGAGACTTCCTCATCAGAGACAGCGAGTCATCG ccAAACGACTTCTCCATCTCCCTGAAGGCGCAGAGCAAGAACAAGCATTTCAAAGTGCAGCTGAAGGAAAGCCTTTACTGCATTGGACAGCGCAAGTTCAACTCTATGGAAGAGCTTGTTGAACACTACAAAAAGGCCCCCATCTTCACCAGTGAGCAGGGAGACAAACTGTACCTGATCAAGGCCCTGGCCGCCTCCTGA
- the nck1b gene encoding cytoplasmic protein NCK1 isoform X2 yields the protein MDMANLFKHFFRIGKVKSRKGGGMRDTASNADSDMYADNGERLYDLNLPALVKFSYAAEREDELSLVKGTRVVVMEKCSDGWWRGSYNGRSGWFPSNYVTEDVDGTAGGGGTGGGADPPGSLTEKLAAVMNSTTNGNRVLHTVQALYPFSSGNDEELNFEKGEVMEVVEKPENDPEWWKCRKADGQLGLVPKNYVNVLDSTSHKPTAGPAGPPTPDCDYISPSGSGRFAGKEWYYGKVTRHQAEVALNQRGVEGDFLIRDSESSPNDFSISLKAQSKNKHFKVQLKESLYCIGQRKFNSMEELVEHYKKAPIFTSEQGDKLYLIKALAAS from the exons ATGGACATGGCTAACCTATTCAAACATTTCTTTC GAATTGGGAAGGTGAAGAGCAGAAAGGGGGGCGGGATGAGAGACACGGCCTCCAACGCCGACTCAGACATGTATGCAGATAATGGCGAGCGGCTGTACGACCTCAACCTGCCCGCCCTCGTCAAATTCAGCTACGCAGCAGAGCGCGAAGATGAGCTGTCGCTGGTTAAAGGCACACgggtggtggtgatggagaAATGCAGCGACGGCTGGTGGCGCGGCAGCTACAACGGACGCTCTGGCTGGTTTCCGTCCAACTACGTGACAGAAGATGTGGATGGGACGGCAGGGGGAGGGGGAACAGGCGGGGGAGCGGACCCACCTGGATCACTAACAGAGAAGCTGGCGGCTGTGATGAACAGCACCACGAACGGGAACAGAGTGCTGCACACAGTCCAGGCGCTCTACCCCTTCAGCTCAGGCAACGACGAGGAGCTGAACTTTGAGAAAGGCGAGGTGATGGAGGTTGTAGAGAAGCCAGAGAATGACCCGGAGTGGTGGAAGTGCCGCAAAGCGGATGGACAGCTGGGCTTGGTGCCCAAGAACTACGTCAATGTGCTGGACTCCACCTCCCATAAACCCACAGCGGGGCCTGCTGGGCCGCCCACACCTGACTGTGATTACATCTCACCTTCAGGCAGCGGGCGCTTTGCAGGGAAGGAGTGGTACTATGGGAAGGTGACGCGCCACCAGGCAGAGGTGGCCCTCAACCAGAGAGGCGTAGAAGGAGACTTCCTCATCAGAGACAGCGAGTCATCG ccAAACGACTTCTCCATCTCCCTGAAGGCGCAGAGCAAGAACAAGCATTTCAAAGTGCAGCTGAAGGAAAGCCTTTACTGCATTGGACAGCGCAAGTTCAACTCTATGGAAGAGCTTGTTGAACACTACAAAAAGGCCCCCATCTTCACCAGTGAGCAGGGAGACAAACTGTACCTGATCAAGGCCCTGGCCGCCTCCTGA